In the genome of Malania oleifera isolate guangnan ecotype guangnan chromosome 5, ASM2987363v1, whole genome shotgun sequence, the window tgggatgaattccaatttcgtcccaccgacgatccactccagcagacttggagagaacttccccaggagcgtcgtggtggccccAGAATGACGATTTGGCGGCTAaaggggccgaaattgaagaaaaatggaagagggaccgtagagagagaggagagagagagtcttcactgaaatttctgcgtaaaaattgagtttaagcactctttatactacgggattcgacgacgagccacatcacctcgtcaatgagtcctatagaatgttcgtcgacgaacctgcaccctcgtcgatgaatttcagacttccaaaaatccttctcggtatcttctcgtcgacgaaacccttgtgttcgtcgacgaggcttggaaaatttcttaggttatttcctccaaagtgcaacgtcgtcgacgaagtcgcctgcctccttctgttactgattccatttccctccctctttattatttaaatatcattattcttcgagtcgttacattctcccctccttataaaatttcgtcctcgaaatttactattcataaaactcatcatcccttaaaagcaaaacggtctacttattttattacctgccctcacttatggcggaggaataccgtggttacatgggtagttttggaagattacaagtacaaaagaaaattttccccaaaaccaaaatactatctatcctatactctacattacaattacattgtacaaaacaaaattatCACTACTTTAATTTACACATCACTGCTATGACCCACTAAATAGGTGATGGAATTTTTGTCTAATCTCATTTTcaagttcctaagaagcttcttctatcttgtggttcctccataggactttgaCTAGTGatattttcttactgcgcaattcctgttcttttttgtccaaaatctgtactggagcttcttcatatgacaAAAAATCACTAAGTTCCAATTCGGTgtagctgataatatgggaaggatctgggacgtatttccttaacatagatacatgaaacacgtcatcAATCCTGAATAGaaatggcggtaaagctagctgataggcaactgacccaatcttctcgaatatctcaaatggaccaatgaacctagggctcaacttagctttcttcccaaacctcatgattccatTCAATGGTgcaattttcagaaatacatggtcacccacttcaaattccagttcccagcggcaagtatctgcgtaacttttctgccgactctgtgctgcactgatcctatctcgaatgagtcaaactttatcgtacgcctgctgaattatctttggccccaaaactcacctctcacctagctcactccagtataaaggggaaaGACACTTCCTActataaagtgcctcataaggagccatgtcaatgctagcctaatagctgttgttataggcaaattccaccaatggcataaactgagtccagctaccctcaaaatccaaaacacatgctcacaacatatcctTGAGTACCTAAATAGTTCTCTCTGTCTTACCGTCAGTCTGAagatggaaagcggtgctaaatgctaactgagtccctagtgcttcctgcaaactcctccagaaccgcgtgaaacgtggatcacggtcaaAGACTATAAATACTGGCACTCAATGGGGTTTaacaatctcttgtatgtaaatctctgctaacttgttcatagggtagctaaccttaatgggcagaaagtgcgttgtcttcgtcaatctatcaacaattacctagatggcattctaaccatgcggcaCCGAcggtaacccagtaacaaaatccatggatacgtggtcccacttccattcaggaatgaaaagtggctacaactggcctgccggcctctggtgctcagccttaacctgctaacacgtcaagcactgctgtacaaattctgctatttcccttttcatgccactccaccagaaatactcccgtagatccctataaattttcgtactgtcaggatgaatagtgtatagagatctatgtgccttctctaaaatcgtcctcttgatgctatcatctgcaggcacacacaatctagtgcgaaatctcaaagccccatcgtcaaaaatgctgaattcttcccccGGACCATCCTTTATTCTagctatcacttctgccaattccggatcatccctctgagcagctttaattctctcataaagtgtaggttgtacaaccagactagtaataagcgcctgaggatcatcttccactaactccacgccaagtctttccaagtccatctgaattgggtgctgaactactgcGACTAGTTATGCTGTATtttctgatttacggctcaaagtatcagccaccatatttgctttacctgagtggtaactgatgatacagtcgtaatccttgatgagttctaaccatctcctttgccgcatattcagctctttctgtgtaaagaagtactttagactcttgtgatccAAAAATATTTCACGTgatctaaaaatatttcacatctctcaccatataagtaatgtctccagatcttcaatgcatgtacaactgcagccaatttCAGATCATGAGTAAGGTAGTccttttcatactttttcaactacttggacgcatacaccaccaccctaccatgctacatcagtacacaactaagccctttcaaagatgtgtcactgtaaatcacatacccatcacttcctgatggaatcgtcgatacaggtgcagtgacgagccgctgctttagttcctagaaactttgctcacattcttcatcccacacaaatttggcatttttcctGGTAAACCGCTTGagtggtcctgacaaagctgaaaatcccttcacaaatcgatggtaataacctgccagtcccaagaaacttctgacttcctgcacattctttggcctggcccaattcactatCGCATCAATCTTTctgggatccactgatatactatctcctgagatcacataacctaaaaatgcaaccttctcaagccagaactcacacttgctaaacttagcatagaACTTCTCTTTCCTAAGAGTCTGCAATACCCATCTCAAATGCATCTCAtaatcctcaaaactccttgagtagaccaatatatcatcaataaaaaccaccacaaactggtccaaatactggtgaaagactttattcatcaaatccataaacacaactggggcattcgtcaaatcaaacggcataacgaggaattcgtagtgcccatacctggtcctgaaagctgtctttgcaacatcctctgcttttaccctcaccaaatgataacctgatctgaggtcgatcttggaatataccagtgtaccttggagctgatcaaacaaatcgtcaatacggggtagaggatattcattcttaatagtaaccttgttgatttctctataatcaatacacatcctcagagACCCGTCTTtattctttacaaacaatactagagctccccatggcaaTACACTAGATCGTATAAATCTcctattcagcaagtcttgtaactgattcttcaattctctcAACTCAGCTGGAGTCATACGATAAGGAGCCTTAGAAATCGGTGtcgtccctagaggtaaatctataggtaAATCCACCTCGCGTTTGGGAGGCAACCCTTGtagctcctttggaaaaacatcaggaaaatctcGCATGACTGGTATTGCCAAattttgattcattttctgtcacttcttttacaaaagctacaAACCCCTGACTTCCTTCTCGAAGTAGTCTCCTTACCTGTATAGTTGATACCATCTGCAAGGGAGCACGCACATGAGAGCCAACAAACCGGAATTCTTATTcactagggggtctgaaaattacttctttctaatggcaatcaatactggcatgattaacagccaaccaatccatacttagtattacatcaaacccgcacatctcaaacacaatcaggtcTGCTAGTAGCACTTTTCCCAGAATTTCTATAGGACTCTGAGCACCCTCTGACACTGTAtcactgaccctgacggtgtagctacagacaattctctatctaataactgagtctcacttccagataattttaACATATGATGTAGAGAAAAAGGAATGAGTAACACTTGAATCGAATAAAACAATAACGGAATGTGATAAAAAAGTAAAAGCACATGTCATCACATCCGCGGCAGTCTCAGCATCACTCAGCGTCAATGCGTAAACCCttgctggggccacattcctctactgtcctccacgaggcgcctgatatcctccccaatAGGGCCTAGGAGCTGGGACCTAGTGTGGCAGTCCTGGgtatgcacgtgccatgtggtcgagtctcccacatcgatagcatacatctctccctactcggcactcccccaaatgatgtctcctaTACGTCTGACATACCGGGACAATTGGCGTACCCTGATTCCCATGAGGTCCTATCATCTAtatctgatctcccctatcacgacctcctctccatggatcCCTACTGAAGCCAGCCTAAAAGTCCTagggcgtaggcctcttcctctgactctgagccgcAATACCCCtatgtataccactctcaatgatcgcagctctgtctacaacctccgtaaatgtctgaactctgaagccaatcacctgttcaaacaaattctgcctcagcccctcttcaaacttccttgcttttttctcttcatcaggtgccagatatggagcaaaacgcgacaacttgATAAATCGAGCCACgtactgggatacggtcatctgcccctctaccagatgcataaactttGCTGCTttcgcactccgaacgatagcagggaaataccgctcgaagaacagctccttaaatcagtcccacgtcactggtactgaaaccggcctctgctcctcaatcaatcacgctgatctccaccagcgcttcgcctcccctgtcaacttaaatgctacAAATACTACCTTCTACTCATCCGTACAAAGAAGCACTGCCAACATCTCTTCGATGttctggacccaattctcaactacaatcgggtcatctttTCCAACAAAGGATGGGAGCTTCattcgcgtaaactgctcgatcgaacagtCACGCTCCTcagagccacgtcacctcgtcgacgagtcttatagaatgttcatcaacgaacctgcaccctcgtcgatgaatttcagacttccaaaaatccttctcggtatcttctcatcaatgagacgggacctcgtcgacgagatcctgaagaaccctcgtcgacgaaaccactatgttcatcgacgaggtctggaaaatttcttgggttatttccTCCAAAGTGCATagtcgtcgacgaagtcacctgccttcttctgttactgattccatttccctctatgacgacctacttaatttcctcattttcatttttttaatataataaaatcaatatcacagaactcagcagatcataatccacctggacccgttggtaccagggatacatcagaaacacaatgcTGAAGTCTAAGCAataggaaacatataatcatatacatctcattataccatacatcacaataccaaagttactacaatcattgtatatatatactcaatacacaacccaaaagatgtcttagggtcatttccacaaaatacatccgaccctatcaaaacacttaccctattgGAAAGGCGaaccaaccgtactagatcagcggggctttacccgctcttttatcaggggctcctgaaatgtttataaaattcgaggtgagacacctctcagtaagggaaataaactaatactagtgtgtggcaacatgagtattccgtgttatacatataccatatagaaacatatttagtaaactgtagtgtcatatctaggaaaacgtatatatcatcatagcatggtagaacatactgcattttcataatcataattcatctcataaaaatataatacaaaaacattcctggtaggttagctggctgttgtcatgtattacccccacatgattggattgtgtggcccgaaggcgggacctgacaatggttggccgaccactgtcaaatCAAAAGTACattctgtaagtctaatgggtcttccagacctggcccatacaccaggggcgctcacacacttcttaaaaaccacatcgaccatccaatctcacaccactccatacagcggcgttaacacaaatatcatgatcatgatgaccatagacacatagcaacggtaccgtgcaagtgctagcctaaaccaagtcaaccaggttttgatatcatataacatatattgaaactgtgatacatggatatttcatatcattaattatcaaatcaatcatattattttgcatatatacatatatcatgaaaatcatcggctcgtacaccggtatttcacattttaccatagttcggcccgtacgccggcaaatcatatccatagctcagctcgtatgctggaaaatcatattcatagctcggaccatacgccggcaaatcatatacatagctcagcccgtacgttggcaaatcattttcatagctcggcccatattccggttttccattataaaaatttgtatcattaacgcattcccaaaaaacagtatttcatatcaatttgaactcatgtcacacagaacaggtttttcgtatatttaacataccattattttcaacagtatttctcaaatataaatcatatataaatatatttatttttcctggaATCAAATGCtgtaacaatatatatatatatatatatatatatatatattcacaaaattactagcttagtttatccccttacctaattcttgaaaagcccctagatcaaacactcctgcacccgcaggtttttccgttcaacaccctgaaaacaacatttcccagaactaaagttcagtatttctacgcatactacactttctataactgccaaataaccaaatactaagtagaaagtcttaccctgaatttgggatggtttccaactcagccccaccgacgatccgctccggcagatttgaagaaaactttctcaggagcgtcgtggtggcttcagatcattgaaccggccaaaatccggcccaaaaacttagagagaaggaggagaaaccgaaggatgagagagagagtgtttcTGCGCAggaaatgaactgaaaaatcacgtttaaccctattatACTACGAGATTCGTctacgagtcacgtcacctcgtcgacgagtcctgtagaaagttcgtcaacgaacttcaaccctcatcgacgaatttcaggcttccaaaaatcctctctcggtaacttctcgtcgacgaatcctgtccttgtcaacgagctcctcttataccctcgttgatgaggagttgaaaaattcctcaggTTATTAcaccctccctctttattatttaaatatcattattctttgggtcattacatcttTTGTCTTTTTTAGATACTCATTCTCTCCATCATCTAATATGTAAGACCCTATGTTCTCTAGTAgatattttgttatttttctaTCAtcttatctcttttttttttccttactcTACATGGGTTGACCAAATACGATAACTTAAAGTTCTAGAGTTGGTGAGTGCACACAAACTCGGCCTTGCTTAGTCATCTTGGAGACCGTGCACGCTGTGACTATTTGTATAGAGAGATTTTCTTCTCAAGTGtgaaatcaattttaaaaaaaagtgaTCCTACCACACTTCAACTTGTTTATAGTAATTATTTTTACTAGTTGAATTTAGCTATGATCTGATTACACCTTAATTTTCTTGCATCTCTAAGGCTGAGGAGAGCATGAAAGGGAGGAGGTGCAGAAAtttattgtcttttttttttaatccggTTTTAACAATGAAAATTGGTTAAAGGAACTATTCAATCGATCACTAAAAGCATGGTGGTAAGAGTATATTACATTCAAATCAAAAGACCCCGAATTCATAAAGAAAATGTCTCTCCAATTATGCAGATAAGATTGCAGACATTCTTTCTCAAACACTCAATGTAGCATGCATGAGAACTTTGTGCACTAGGTATTAAATTTTAAGGCCACTCATTTGACTCTTTTCTCAAATGCCAATggcataaaaaattaaaaatatatataaaattacaaATCCGAGTGGAAAAGATATAGGTACAAAGAAATTTTCAACCAAAGAAAAAGTTACAGTAGCCTATTTTTTTGGGTTTCTATATGTTGTTCCCCGGCCACTCTGCAAGCTGGacaaaacagagagagagagaggcgcatATATATATGTACTGTAGATGATCATGTTGCTTTGGCAATGTCTGCCCTCGTGATTTTGAGTCTCTTCACGGTGATCAAGAACATTCTACAGTCCAaaaatgtacaaaaatgatttcatCGGAAGAACATATATAATCAACATAATTAAATGGGGAATTAATGAATTGATTCAATAAAAAGCAATTTAAGCAAGTAGGTAGGTAGGGAAAGATCAAGGAGGACGGAAGCATACTCCCAAGGAACATCTCCAACCATCATCCAATCTCCATCCTTGTCTTCGTATGTCAACACATGATATGAGTCCTTATTATTATCATCACAATGATAATACTGCAGCTGCTGTTGCTGCATTTCTGTTTGATCTGCATGCAGCTCCTCATCATGATCATCAGGCAGGCCTGCATGTTTCAAATTTTCAACACATACAGTCAATCAATTACCCAACCAATCTCAATTAGTAGACTTTTAAcctgagggagagagagagtagtagtagtagtagtagtagtagtagagTACATACATGACGAAGAGGATGAggaggaagagaagaaggaaggtACTGGTGAGGAGAAGAACATAAGAGAGAGGGAGGAGAAGAGGGAGGGGTAGCCAGAGTGGGCGAGCAGATCGATTTTTCTGCCAATGGGAATGCCTTCCTTGTACACCTTCACATACATATTGCTCCTAATTGATGACGATGCATTATTGTTgctgttgttattattattattattattgttaagtGCCCTCCTCAGCTGCTGCTTTATGGGTGGCCAATCTGACTTTCTTCCCCCTTTCTCCCTCCTGCTGCTCCTGCTATACATCAATATGCCTCAgattaaatcaaatccattaactATGTAACGCATGCGGCATGACGttctatacatatatacatacatacctaaTTGTGTTGGAGATGGAGGAATTATAACGACTGGCATGGAGATATTGATGAGCTCCAGCAgacgaggaggaggaggaggaggaggaggaggaacagTAGGAGTAGGAAGCAAATCCAAGCCTAAGATCTGTGGTAAGACCCTCGTCACCATGTGACATCTGATGATGATCAGAAGAAGCAGAGGCGGCAGCAGCTGCGGAGGAGGAGACGGAGGGTGCTGGTCGGTGATGGCGGTGGCTACAGTAATCGTGGATTGATGATGAAGAACAGTAAGAACTGGCAGTAGAAAATGAAGATGTTGTCCTCCCCATTAATCAACTAAATAATgagatctatatatatatatgtatgtagtcatttataaaatatacatatgagTGTGTGTGCAGCATAAGAAAGCGGCCACCAACCCTCACACGCTCGCTCGCTTAAATATATAGGCAACGGGAGAAAGAGACttgagagatgagagagagcGTCTCTGTGCTCGTGGGTCAGTGGCCATCGAAGGTGTTGGTTAGGTACAGCCAACTTATAATCTCCGTGTTGACCAGAGTCACAGAGAGGGAAAACTAATTATGTAATTAGTCGGATTTAATGTACTGGGTcactaattaatcaattaatataTAAGAAAGTTCAATGTTCAATGGATATAATATCCATACGTTGCATGCTCCGTGCCCCTTCAACCAGTACAAaatacaaattaattaattaattaacataattaattaattaaatcccTTCAACGTTCAATGGATGCTGCCTGTTCAAACTTCAGACCAGTAAAAAGTTCAATGGATGGTGACTCTCTCTGCGTTGTGCAAAGGACCTCGCCCTCGATCCTCCCACACCACCccacatttatttatatatatatatatatatatatatatatatatatatattaatgcaCACAAATTGTTAATTATATATTGTATCAGTAATTTTGGCATACATTTATGATCATAATATAGAGAAAAGTATTGtgattataaaataaattaataaaatacaaATGACCGTTTATTTTATCCTACGAAACATAAAATAGAATAGGAGTAAATATTTTCatggtaaaatttgaaaataattatttattgtctatataattttttacatgtataaataaataatattattttttttcgttTATAAGCTATTAAATTTTTACATTATGACTATTTTGTTCTTAAAAATTGTTACGTAGAATATCGTCACTActatataaactaaaatattaattctttatgttaaaatatataaataaataaataagaaattatTTGGAGCACTTTTAAGATACACgcaaaagaaaaaattttacCCGGGGGATGCTTCAAGAAACAATAAACTAAGAGACAAAGAAGATAAATTAATGATAGCTAATTATATTAAATGGTTACAAATTTGCGATGAGATCATAATTATAAGTTTTGTTGTTATTACATGCGTTTATTGTCAATTTATTAGAATCATCTTACGACCTAATTATATACATTATTGTATCATGCACAACTCTTCTTACATTACAACTTGAACTCTTGTTCTTTCATCCCATACTTTCTCCCTTTATTTTTTCACTAAAGCTAATATTTGGTTCTTTCGTAAGACACTGGTTAATTGTGTAGCTTACGTATTGACAGTCTTAAACTGTCAAATTCTGAAAGATGAATGTCAAGCACCTTCTGCATCATTTGTTGGGCATATGTTTTGATTTTAGGGCAATAGTCCATGATGCATGCTTTAGTCAATACTCTATTATTGTAAGTATCATATCAAG includes:
- the LOC131155214 gene encoding auxin-responsive protein IAA31-like isoform X3, producing MGRTTSSFSTASSYCSSSSIHDYCSHRHHRPAPSVSSSAAAAASASSDHHQMSHGDEGLTTDLRLGFASYSYCSSSSSSSSSSSAGAHQYLHASRYNSSISNTIRSSRREKGGRKSDWPPIKQQLRRALNNNNNNNNNSNNNASSSIRSNMYVKVYKEGIPIGRKIDLLAHSGYPSLFSSLSLMFFSSPVPSFFSSSSSSSSCLPDDHDEELHADQTEMQQQQLQYYHCDDNNKDSYHVLTYEDKDGDWMMVGDVPWEMFLITVKRLKITRADIAKAT
- the LOC131155214 gene encoding auxin-responsive protein IAA31-like isoform X2 → MGRTTSSFSTASSYCSSSSIHDYCSHRHHRPAPSVSSSAAAAASASSDHHQMSHGDEGLTTDLRLGFASYSYCSSSSSSSSSSSAGAHQYLHASRYNSSISNTISRSSRREKGGRKSDWPPIKQQLRRALNNNNNNNNNSNNNASSSIRSNMYVKVYKEGIPIGRKIDLLAHSGYPSLFSSLSLMFFSSPVPSFFSSSSSSSSCLPDDHDEELHADQTEMQQQQLQYYHCDDNNKDSYHVLTYEDKDGDWMMVGDVPWEMFLITVKRLKITRADIAKAT
- the LOC131155214 gene encoding auxin-responsive protein IAA4-like isoform X1, whose product is MGRTTSSFSTASSYCSSSSIHDYCSHRHHRPAPSVSSSAAAAASASSDHHQMSHGDEGLTTDLRLGFASYSYCSSSSSSSSSSSAGAHQYLHASRYNSSISNTIRSSRREKGGRKSDWPPIKQQLRRALNNNNNNNNNSNNNASSSIRSNMYVKVYKEGIPIGRKIDLLAHSGYPSLFSSLSLMFFSSPVPSFFSSSSSSSSCLPDDHDEELHADQTEMQQQQLQYYHCDDNNKDSYHVLTYEDKDGDWMMVGDVPWEYASVLLDLSLPTYLLKLLFIESIH